The Enterobacter kobei genome has a segment encoding these proteins:
- a CDS encoding UbiD family decarboxylase, protein MENSVNDLRSAIALLQRHEGQYIETDHPVDPNAELAGVYRHIGAGGTVKRPTRTGPAMMFNSVKGYPGSRILVGMHASRERAALLLGCAPSELAKHVGQAVKKPVAPVVVPASQAPCQEQVFYADDPDFDLRKLLPAPTNTPIDAGPFFCLGLVLASDPEDSSLTDVTIHRLCVQERDELSMFLAAGRHIEVFRKKAEAAGKPLPVTINMGLDPAIYIGACFEAPTTPFGYNELGVAGALRQQPVELVQGVAVKEKAIARAEIIIEGELLPGVRVREDQHTNTGHAMPEFPGYCGKANPSLPVIKVKAVTMRHQAILQTLVGPGEEHTTLAGLPTEASIRNAVEEAIPGFLQNVYAHTAGGGKFLGILQVKKRQPSDEGRQGQAALIALATYSELKNIILVDEDVDIFDSDDILWAMTTRMQGDVSITNIPGIRGHQLDPSQSPDYSNSIRGNGISCKTIFDCTVPWALKDRFERAPFMEVDPTPWAPELFKDKK, encoded by the coding sequence ATGGAAAACTCAGTCAACGATCTCAGAAGTGCCATCGCCTTACTGCAGCGCCACGAAGGCCAGTATATTGAAACCGATCATCCCGTCGATCCTAATGCAGAGCTGGCAGGTGTGTATCGTCATATTGGCGCGGGCGGTACGGTAAAACGCCCGACCCGCACGGGGCCGGCCATGATGTTCAACAGCGTGAAGGGCTATCCGGGCTCGCGCATTCTGGTGGGCATGCACGCCAGCCGTGAACGCGCGGCACTTTTGTTAGGCTGTGCGCCTTCTGAACTGGCAAAACATGTCGGTCAGGCGGTGAAAAAACCGGTCGCACCCGTTGTCGTCCCGGCCTCGCAGGCCCCTTGTCAGGAGCAGGTCTTCTACGCTGACGATCCGGACTTCGATCTGCGCAAACTGCTGCCAGCACCAACCAATACGCCGATTGATGCAGGCCCGTTCTTCTGCCTGGGACTGGTGCTGGCAAGCGATCCGGAGGACAGCTCGCTGACGGATGTCACCATCCACCGCCTTTGCGTGCAGGAGCGCGATGAGCTATCCATGTTCCTGGCCGCCGGTCGCCATATTGAAGTCTTTCGCAAAAAAGCGGAAGCGGCCGGAAAACCGCTGCCGGTGACGATCAACATGGGGCTCGATCCCGCTATCTATATCGGCGCGTGTTTTGAGGCCCCCACCACACCGTTTGGTTACAATGAGCTGGGCGTCGCCGGGGCGTTGCGCCAGCAGCCGGTCGAGCTGGTACAGGGCGTGGCGGTAAAAGAGAAAGCCATTGCGCGGGCGGAAATTATCATTGAAGGCGAACTGCTTCCCGGCGTGCGCGTAAGAGAAGATCAGCATACCAACACCGGCCACGCGATGCCGGAATTCCCGGGCTACTGCGGTAAGGCGAACCCGTCTCTGCCCGTGATCAAAGTAAAAGCGGTGACCATGCGCCATCAGGCTATCCTGCAAACGCTGGTGGGCCCCGGAGAAGAACATACCACCCTGGCCGGTTTGCCGACGGAGGCCAGCATCCGCAATGCGGTTGAGGAGGCGATTCCGGGCTTCCTGCAAAACGTCTATGCGCATACCGCGGGTGGCGGTAAATTCCTGGGTATTTTGCAGGTGAAAAAACGCCAGCCGTCAGATGAAGGACGCCAGGGCCAGGCAGCACTTATCGCGTTAGCCACCTATTCGGAGCTGAAAAACATTATCCTTGTCGATGAAGACGTGGATATTTTCGACAGCGACGACATCCTGTGGGCGATGACCACCCGTATGCAGGGCGATGTCAGCATCACGAATATTCCGGGGATCCGCGGTCACCAGCTGGATCCGTCTCAGTCGCCGGATTACAGCAACTCAATTCGCGGAAACGGCATCTCCTGCAAGACCATCTTTGATTGCACGGTGCCGTGGGCGCTGAAGGATCGCTTCGAGCGCGCGCCGTTTATGGAGGTTGATCCGACACCGTGGGCACCTGAACTGTTTAAAGACAAAAAGTAA
- a CDS encoding VF530 family DNA-binding protein produces MTAHISNDPLHGVTLEMMVNALVAKYGWSELGDRIKINCFRKDPSVKSSLKFLRRTPWARAEVEALYLDSLHDEGHKEQEAPAFNPWANSRIIKS; encoded by the coding sequence ATGACTGCACACATTTCTAACGATCCTTTGCATGGCGTCACGCTGGAGATGATGGTCAACGCCCTGGTGGCGAAATATGGCTGGAGCGAGTTGGGTGACCGCATCAAAATTAACTGTTTCAGAAAAGACCCCAGCGTTAAATCGAGCCTGAAATTTCTGCGCCGTACCCCGTGGGCACGCGCGGAGGTCGAAGCCCTGTATCTGGATTCCCTCCACGACGAGGGACATAAAGAACAGGAGGCACCCGCCTTTAATCCCTGGGCTAACAGTCGGATTATCAAGAGCTAA
- a CDS encoding glycoside hydrolase family 10 protein translates to MTRHVKRIGALAGCALLLVSCSSKPPKSLVTPLPTVSKPTQQANEPMRGIWLATVSRLDWPPVASVNGTSADQRIAMQKQALIAKLDNLKHLGINTVFFQVKPDSTALWSSKILPWSDMLTGNIGEYPGYDPLQFMLDEAHKRGMKVHAWFNPYRVSTNTKPSTIAALKRTAYQTPSSVYVQHPEWVRVSGDRFVLDPGIPEVRDWITRVVTEVVANYPIDGVQFDDYFYAESPGSALNDSQTYRQYGQGFASKADWRRHNTHQLIVQVSRAIKQTKPDVEFGVSPAGVWRNRSFDPAGSDTRGAAAYDESYADTRQWVQQGLLDYIAPQIYWPFSRDAARYDVLTKWWADVVKPTHTRLYIGIAFYKVGEPSKNEPDWTVQGGVPELKKQLDLNDSLPNVNGTILFREDYLNKPQTQQAVNYLKGRWGS, encoded by the coding sequence ATGACGCGACACGTAAAACGGATCGGTGCGCTGGCTGGCTGCGCACTTTTACTTGTAAGCTGCTCCTCAAAACCACCAAAATCATTAGTTACCCCGCTCCCCACCGTCAGCAAACCGACCCAACAGGCAAACGAGCCGATGCGCGGGATCTGGCTTGCGACCGTCTCTCGCCTCGACTGGCCACCGGTGGCCTCGGTGAATGGCACCAGCGCTGACCAGCGCATCGCAATGCAAAAGCAGGCGCTTATCGCCAAGCTCGATAACCTTAAACACCTTGGGATTAACACGGTGTTTTTCCAGGTAAAGCCGGACAGCACGGCACTCTGGTCATCAAAAATATTACCGTGGTCAGATATGCTGACGGGCAACATCGGCGAATATCCGGGATACGATCCGCTTCAGTTTATGCTGGATGAAGCGCACAAGCGCGGTATGAAAGTCCATGCCTGGTTCAACCCGTACCGCGTGTCGACCAACACGAAGCCGTCAACCATCGCTGCCCTGAAACGGACGGCGTATCAGACCCCGTCCAGCGTCTATGTCCAGCACCCGGAGTGGGTACGCGTCTCGGGCGATCGCTTCGTGCTCGATCCCGGCATTCCGGAAGTGCGCGACTGGATAACCCGTGTCGTCACGGAAGTCGTGGCGAACTACCCGATAGACGGCGTGCAGTTTGATGATTACTTTTATGCCGAATCACCGGGATCCGCGCTGAATGATTCTCAGACTTACCGGCAGTACGGACAGGGATTTGCCTCTAAGGCCGACTGGCGAAGACACAACACGCATCAGCTGATCGTTCAGGTTTCCCGCGCGATAAAACAAACCAAACCCGACGTTGAGTTTGGCGTCAGCCCGGCTGGCGTGTGGCGTAACCGCTCCTTTGACCCGGCAGGCTCCGACACCCGGGGTGCCGCCGCCTACGATGAATCCTACGCCGATACGCGTCAGTGGGTGCAGCAGGGCCTGCTGGACTACATCGCCCCGCAGATTTACTGGCCCTTCTCCCGGGATGCCGCGCGCTATGACGTACTGACCAAATGGTGGGCCGACGTCGTGAAGCCGACCCACACGCGTCTGTACATCGGCATCGCGTTCTACAAAGTGGGCGAACCGTCGAAAAATGAGCCGGACTGGACGGTTCAGGGCGGCGTGCCGGAACTGAAAAAACAGCTCGATCTCAATGATTCGCTGCCCAACGTCAACGGCACCATCCTGTTCCGGGAAGACTACCTGAACAAGCCGCAGACGCAGCAGGCGGTCAACTATCTCAAAGGACGCTGGGGTAGCTAA
- the dsbG gene encoding thiol:disulfide interchange protein DsbG, which translates to MKKLLLLSALATSGLVQAADAIPDVVKHFSEQQNITIIKKLDAPGGAPAWLGQYQDMGVTLFLTPDGKHVISGYLYDDKGKNLSEGYFQKEIYAPMGREMWKTLNAAHPLKEGADNAPRKVFVFADPFCPYCKQFWSEAQPWVKAGKVQLNTLLVAFLNPNSGRNAAAILNAKDPVSAWREYELSGGKKLPKPEGEGSRETVAILQKHQALMDSLGANATPAIYYMNAENELQQVVGMPDAQQLEAMFGPKP; encoded by the coding sequence ATGAAAAAATTACTGTTACTTTCGGCACTGGCGACCTCAGGGCTGGTTCAGGCGGCTGACGCTATACCGGATGTGGTTAAGCACTTCAGCGAGCAGCAGAACATTACAATCATCAAGAAGCTGGATGCTCCCGGCGGCGCGCCGGCCTGGCTGGGGCAATATCAGGACATGGGGGTGACGCTCTTTTTAACCCCGGACGGCAAGCACGTGATTTCGGGCTATCTGTACGATGACAAAGGGAAAAACCTCAGCGAGGGGTATTTCCAGAAAGAGATCTATGCCCCGATGGGACGCGAAATGTGGAAGACGCTCAACGCGGCGCATCCCCTGAAGGAAGGGGCGGATAACGCGCCGCGCAAAGTCTTCGTCTTCGCCGATCCGTTCTGTCCGTACTGCAAGCAGTTCTGGTCAGAGGCGCAGCCGTGGGTCAAGGCGGGCAAGGTCCAGCTGAATACGCTGCTGGTGGCGTTTCTTAACCCTAACAGCGGACGTAACGCTGCCGCGATCCTGAATGCGAAAGATCCGGTCTCGGCCTGGCGCGAATACGAGCTCTCCGGTGGCAAAAAGTTACCGAAACCTGAGGGGGAAGGGTCTCGCGAAACGGTAGCGATCCTGCAGAAACACCAGGCGCTGATGGACAGTCTGGGGGCCAACGCCACCCCGGCCATATACTATATGAACGCGGAAAATGAGCTGCAGCAGGTTGTCGGGATGCCGGACGCGCAGCAGCTTGAAGCGATGTTCGGGCCGAAGCCGTAA
- a CDS encoding DsbA family protein, whose protein sequence is MKKFLITLMLLLASAQAMAAQPLTPDQEQRAQKMIADFLFNDPNSPRIGAKNPKLTLVVFTDYNCPYCKKFDPYLEKIVEKHPDVAVVFKFLPYRSESSLTAARDALTLWRQDPGEFMKLNNTLMAKKGYHDDASIQEAQKRAGVSVTTPDEESLMTIKRSLLVAEKMGIQGTPATLIGEGLLPGWVPFEQFDEIVSDALKNR, encoded by the coding sequence ATGAAAAAATTCCTTATCACGCTGATGCTCCTGCTGGCCTCGGCTCAGGCGATGGCCGCTCAGCCGCTGACGCCAGATCAGGAGCAACGTGCGCAGAAGATGATCGCAGATTTTCTGTTTAACGATCCGAATTCCCCGCGTATCGGCGCGAAAAATCCGAAGCTCACCCTGGTGGTGTTTACCGACTACAACTGCCCGTACTGCAAGAAATTCGACCCCTATCTGGAGAAGATCGTAGAAAAACATCCCGATGTCGCCGTGGTGTTTAAGTTTTTACCTTACCGCTCGGAAAGTTCGCTGACCGCGGCGCGCGATGCGCTCACGCTCTGGCGTCAGGATCCCGGGGAGTTTATGAAACTGAACAATACCCTGATGGCTAAAAAGGGGTACCACGATGACGCCAGCATTCAGGAAGCGCAGAAACGGGCAGGGGTCAGCGTTACCACGCCTGATGAGGAGAGTCTGATGACGATCAAGCGCAGCCTGCTTGTCGCGGAAAAAATGGGCATTCAGGGTACGCCCGCCACGCTGATTGGTGAGGGATTGCTGCCCGGCTGGGTGCCTTTTGAACAGTTCGATGAAATCGTCAGCGACGCGCTGAAAAACCGCTAA
- a CDS encoding protein-disulfide reductase DsbD family protein, with protein sequence MVNLFRGFVFLWLSCIGIVHAADTGWLVSPQNDHARIRFQAEREQTHIKGLLTVELKPGWKTYWRSPGEGGVAPKITWPQGVTDSWSWPVPSRFDISGMTTQGYHDKVTIPIVLDGVKGDTLDGTLTLSTCSNVCLLTDYPLHLDFTQPVDDGFRHAFDRAMQAVPGTSGVSADLSAWLSDGNLVVTGTTDGKWDNPGIYFDPLEGDILPGEPAIKHDGNTLRVTVPVTDEWGDKPTSLEGKRLSFVLTNGSDAQQTTMTVGATPAEPSAPGGTGKMVLFALLGGLILNLMPCVLPVMGMKLNSILQAGSDRRVIRLRFLATSAGILTSFMLLAAMVTGLKLAGASLGWGIQFQNPWFIGLMVTVTFLFALNLFGTFEMLLPSAATGRLATAGGAGLGGSFCEGMFATLLATPCSAPFLGTAVAFALGAPLHALWLIFLMLGVGMSLPWLFVALVPKTAMLLPKPGRWMNTLKAILGLMMLASSLWLATLLSLHLGAMVSQIVVLVLIVVALVLFALKGQTSSPLFWIVVIALSAFGGYQLRGVFTSPPDAPAQHIAETIPWQPLSEDAIQQALSQGKRVFVDISADWCVTCKVNEHRVLNQPDIIAALSQPDVVALRSDWSQPSVFIAVFLAKRNRYAIPFNAVYGPGLPEGEILSPLLDKRTLVTTLNNAKG encoded by the coding sequence ATGGTTAACCTCTTCAGGGGATTCGTCTTCCTGTGGCTGTCCTGCATCGGAATTGTCCATGCGGCGGACACAGGCTGGCTGGTCTCCCCACAAAACGATCACGCCCGCATCCGCTTTCAGGCGGAAAGGGAACAAACGCACATTAAAGGCCTGCTCACCGTTGAGCTAAAGCCCGGCTGGAAAACCTACTGGCGGTCGCCGGGCGAGGGTGGCGTCGCGCCAAAAATCACCTGGCCGCAGGGCGTTACGGATAGCTGGTCCTGGCCGGTACCGTCGCGATTCGATATCTCCGGTATGACCACGCAGGGCTATCACGATAAGGTCACGATCCCCATCGTGCTCGACGGCGTGAAGGGCGACACGCTCGACGGCACGCTCACGCTCTCCACGTGCAGTAACGTTTGTCTGCTGACGGACTACCCGCTGCACCTCGATTTTACACAGCCGGTGGATGACGGTTTCCGTCACGCCTTTGACCGCGCGATGCAGGCCGTGCCGGGCACGTCTGGCGTTTCCGCCGATCTGTCCGCCTGGCTCTCTGACGGCAACCTGGTGGTGACGGGAACGACCGACGGGAAATGGGATAATCCGGGGATCTACTTTGACCCGCTGGAGGGGGATATTCTGCCCGGCGAGCCGGCCATTAAGCACGATGGCAATACGCTTCGGGTCACGGTGCCCGTCACCGACGAATGGGGCGATAAGCCCACGTCGCTGGAAGGAAAGAGGCTGTCATTTGTACTGACCAATGGCAGTGACGCACAGCAAACCACGATGACCGTTGGCGCTACGCCCGCCGAGCCTTCCGCCCCAGGCGGGACGGGCAAAATGGTGCTCTTTGCCCTGCTGGGCGGGCTGATCCTCAACCTGATGCCGTGCGTGCTGCCGGTGATGGGAATGAAGCTTAACAGTATTCTGCAGGCGGGTTCGGACAGACGCGTCATCAGGCTGCGCTTCCTGGCAACCAGCGCCGGGATCCTCACCTCCTTTATGCTGCTGGCCGCCATGGTGACCGGGCTGAAGCTGGCCGGGGCGTCCCTGGGCTGGGGCATTCAGTTCCAGAACCCGTGGTTTATCGGGCTGATGGTTACCGTGACCTTCCTCTTTGCGCTGAACCTGTTTGGAACGTTTGAGATGCTGCTGCCTTCTGCCGCTACCGGGCGACTGGCTACGGCAGGCGGGGCGGGGCTTGGCGGCAGTTTCTGCGAAGGGATGTTTGCTACGCTGCTAGCCACGCCGTGCTCCGCACCGTTCCTCGGTACCGCAGTTGCCTTTGCCCTTGGCGCGCCGCTGCACGCCCTGTGGCTCATCTTCCTGATGCTCGGCGTGGGCATGAGCCTGCCGTGGCTGTTTGTCGCCCTGGTGCCCAAAACGGCCATGCTGCTGCCGAAGCCTGGCCGCTGGATGAACACGCTTAAAGCGATCCTGGGCCTGATGATGCTGGCCTCCAGCCTCTGGCTGGCGACGCTGCTGAGCCTGCATCTGGGGGCAATGGTGAGTCAGATCGTGGTGCTGGTGCTGATTGTTGTCGCGCTGGTGCTGTTCGCGTTGAAGGGGCAAACCTCCTCGCCGTTGTTCTGGATCGTGGTCATCGCGCTGTCGGCGTTTGGCGGGTATCAGCTGCGCGGAGTGTTTACCTCGCCGCCGGACGCTCCGGCGCAACATATCGCTGAGACCATCCCGTGGCAGCCACTGAGTGAAGACGCCATCCAGCAGGCGCTTTCTCAGGGGAAACGGGTGTTTGTGGATATTTCGGCGGACTGGTGTGTGACCTGCAAAGTTAACGAGCATCGGGTCCTGAATCAGCCAGACATCATTGCCGCGCTGAGTCAGCCGGACGTAGTGGCGCTGCGCAGTGACTGGAGCCAGCCGTCCGTCTTTATCGCGGTTTTTCTGGCGAAGCGAAACCGCTACGCTATTCCGTTTAATGCGGTATATGGCCCTGGTCTGCCGGAGGGCGAAATCCTCTCGCCGCTGCTGGATAAACGCACCCTGGTCACCACCCTGAACAACGCAAAAGGCTAA
- a CDS encoding RNA polymerase sigma factor, protein MKAGEVGGSLLMSALNACRARLKAFIRGRTSVRDDADDILQEVTYQLMKVEQPVENVAAWLFRAARNEMTDRARKKREVSLSGYFTDEEEEGFPEDELAETLFGVPQTPEEEYLKTLLWEELGQALSELPPPQREVFEKTELHGYSIKMLAEETGASEQALLSRKHKAVLFLRTRLRDIYDALTGE, encoded by the coding sequence ATGAAAGCCGGAGAGGTGGGCGGATCCCTGTTGATGTCGGCGCTCAACGCCTGCCGCGCCCGGCTGAAGGCCTTTATTCGCGGGCGAACATCCGTGCGCGACGACGCCGACGACATTTTGCAGGAAGTGACCTATCAGCTGATGAAGGTGGAGCAGCCGGTCGAAAACGTCGCCGCCTGGCTGTTCCGCGCGGCGCGTAACGAGATGACCGACCGGGCGCGTAAGAAACGCGAGGTGTCTCTCTCCGGCTATTTTACGGATGAAGAGGAGGAGGGCTTCCCGGAGGACGAGCTGGCCGAAACCCTGTTCGGTGTCCCGCAGACGCCGGAAGAGGAGTATCTCAAAACGCTGCTGTGGGAAGAGCTGGGGCAGGCCCTGTCTGAACTGCCGCCGCCGCAGCGCGAGGTGTTTGAAAAGACCGAGCTTCACGGCTACAGCATTAAAATGCTGGCAGAGGAGACGGGGGCCAGCGAACAGGCGCTGTTATCCCGCAAGCACAAGGCGGTGCTGTTTCTGCGCACGCGGTTGCGGGATATCTATGATGCCCTGACGGGCGAATAG
- a CDS encoding methyl-accepting chemotaxis protein, which produces MSLKKSSLIVLFSLLLFFVVSTVTSVGLIIKSNNSLDNVNKEIQVVLSIIDPINHSRTLRVRVMEYVKMVEAGNSADGAAKLAAVKEALTKADHAFAAFMASPRLTDEAPLVSAYQDAWQNYRNQGLAPLIDAAEAHDVAKFNALIPEVSRLDRQYEIVLDQVLSVHQKYAKSLNEDASSNFVSGLVMIAVIACLFVLVIVAVSLFMKRFVFAPVNLAREHCSQIAAGKLDIPVPVKGSSHNEIDHLMGSMEQMRQALLATIAQVRDASHTVTHAAQEIASGNIDLASRTEQQASALTQTAASMEELSATVANNTDNVYQAGKLVQDAVHNAHTGEAVTREVIDTMNTIAANSKRIEDITSVINSIAFQTNILALNAAVEAARAGTQGRGFAVVASEVRTLAQKSAVAAKDIESLIAQSVSSVKNGAELVNRSGEVIDSIISSVNKVNTLMEQISVASEEQSRGISQVGQAVTEMDGVTQQNAALVQQSAAAAASLEEQAQQLSRSISSFRLPVQA; this is translated from the coding sequence ATGTCGTTGAAAAAGTCATCCCTGATTGTCCTGTTCTCACTGCTTTTGTTCTTTGTGGTCAGCACCGTCACCAGCGTTGGCCTCATCATTAAAAGTAATAATTCCCTGGATAACGTCAACAAAGAGATCCAGGTTGTGCTGTCGATTATTGACCCCATCAACCATAGCCGTACGCTGCGCGTTCGCGTGATGGAGTATGTGAAGATGGTGGAAGCGGGCAACTCGGCAGACGGGGCGGCGAAGCTTGCCGCCGTGAAAGAGGCGCTGACCAAAGCGGACCACGCCTTTGCGGCCTTTATGGCTTCGCCGCGACTCACGGATGAAGCGCCGCTGGTGAGTGCCTATCAGGATGCCTGGCAAAACTACCGTAACCAGGGGCTGGCGCCGCTGATCGATGCCGCTGAGGCACACGATGTTGCTAAATTTAACGCGCTGATCCCGGAAGTTTCCCGCCTCGACCGCCAGTACGAAATCGTTCTCGACCAGGTCCTTTCCGTCCACCAGAAATACGCCAAAAGCCTGAACGAAGACGCGAGCAGTAATTTCGTCTCCGGCCTGGTGATGATTGCCGTTATCGCCTGCCTGTTTGTGCTGGTGATTGTTGCCGTCAGCCTCTTCATGAAGCGCTTCGTCTTTGCGCCGGTCAACCTGGCGCGCGAGCACTGCAGCCAGATCGCCGCGGGCAAGCTCGACATTCCGGTGCCGGTGAAGGGGAGTTCGCATAATGAAATCGACCACCTGATGGGCTCGATGGAGCAGATGCGTCAGGCACTGCTAGCCACTATTGCTCAGGTGCGCGATGCGAGCCACACCGTGACGCACGCGGCGCAGGAGATTGCCTCCGGCAATATCGACCTCGCATCACGTACCGAGCAGCAGGCTTCCGCGTTGACCCAGACGGCGGCAAGCATGGAAGAGCTGAGCGCGACGGTGGCGAACAATACCGATAACGTGTATCAGGCCGGAAAACTGGTGCAGGACGCGGTGCACAATGCCCATACCGGCGAAGCGGTGACCCGCGAGGTGATCGACACGATGAATACCATCGCGGCGAATTCGAAGCGCATCGAAGACATTACCAGCGTGATTAACAGCATTGCCTTCCAGACCAACATTCTGGCGCTGAACGCAGCGGTGGAAGCGGCGCGCGCCGGTACGCAGGGCCGCGGTTTTGCGGTAGTGGCCAGTGAAGTGCGCACCCTCGCGCAGAAAAGCGCGGTGGCGGCCAAAGACATTGAAAGCCTTATTGCGCAGTCGGTTTCCAGCGTGAAAAACGGTGCGGAGCTGGTCAACCGCTCGGGCGAGGTGATTGACTCGATTATTTCATCGGTGAACAAAGTGAATACGCTGATGGAGCAGATCTCCGTGGCTTCGGAAGAGCAGAGCCGTGGTATCAGCCAGGTCGGGCAGGCGGTGACCGAAATGGACGGCGTGACCCAGCAGAACGCCGCGCTGGTGCAGCAGTCCGCTGCGGCGGCTGCCTCGCTGGAAGAGCAGGCGCAGCAGCTTTCACGGAGTATTTCGAGTTTTAGGTTGCCGGTGCAGGCGTAA
- a CDS encoding LacI family DNA-binding transcriptional regulator, with translation MRKTKRVTIKDIAELAGVSKATASLVLNGRSKELRVAEETRERVLAIAKEHHYQPSIHARSLRDNRSHTIGLVVPEITNYGFAVFSHELETLCREAGVQLLISCSDENPGQETVVVNNMVARQVDGLIVASSMLNDADYLKLSEQLPVVLFDRHMNDSTLPLVITDSITPTTELVADIARQHPDEFYFLGGQPRLSPTRDRLEGFKQGLRAAGVELRPEWIIHGNYHPSSGYEMFAELCARLGRPPKALFTAACGLLEGVLRYMGQHNLMQSDIRLASFDDHYLYDSLTIPVDTIRQDNRQLAWHCFDLIGKLIEGETPQPLQRKLNATLQRRYKSAV, from the coding sequence GTGAGAAAAACAAAACGCGTCACCATTAAAGACATCGCGGAGCTGGCGGGTGTGTCAAAAGCCACCGCCAGCCTGGTCCTGAACGGGCGCAGCAAAGAGCTTCGCGTGGCGGAAGAGACGCGTGAACGCGTGCTGGCGATTGCGAAAGAGCACCACTATCAGCCCAGCATTCACGCCCGGTCACTGCGCGATAACCGTAGCCACACCATTGGTCTGGTGGTGCCGGAGATCACCAACTACGGCTTTGCCGTCTTTTCTCACGAGCTGGAAACGCTGTGCCGCGAGGCGGGCGTCCAGCTGCTGATCTCCTGTAGCGATGAAAATCCGGGGCAGGAGACGGTGGTCGTCAATAACATGGTGGCGCGTCAGGTCGACGGACTGATTGTCGCCTCCAGCATGCTTAATGATGCGGACTACCTGAAACTCAGCGAGCAGCTGCCCGTGGTGCTTTTTGATCGCCATATGAACGACAGCACGTTGCCGCTGGTGATCACCGATTCCATCACCCCAACGACGGAACTGGTGGCGGATATTGCCCGCCAGCATCCGGATGAATTCTATTTTCTGGGCGGACAGCCGCGCCTTTCTCCGACTCGCGACCGTCTGGAAGGGTTTAAGCAAGGTCTGCGAGCGGCCGGTGTGGAACTGCGCCCCGAGTGGATCATTCACGGCAACTACCACCCGAGCTCCGGCTACGAAATGTTCGCCGAACTCTGCGCCCGTCTGGGACGCCCACCGAAAGCCCTGTTCACCGCCGCCTGCGGGCTGCTGGAAGGGGTACTGCGCTATATGGGTCAACATAACCTGATGCAAAGTGATATCAGATTAGCCAGCTTTGACGATCACTATCTCTACGATTCGCTGACGATCCCGGTGGATACCATTCGCCAGGACAATCGCCAGCTGGCGTGGCATTGCTTTGATCTGATTGGCAAATTGATCGAAGGGGAGACGCCGCAGCCGTTGCAGCGCAAGCTCAATGCCACCCTGCAGCGGCGCTATAAGTCAGCGGTATAG